The Deinococcus sp. YIM 134068 genomic sequence CACAACAAGCGGCGGTCCCGCATCACGCGCCGATACCTGTACCCGCTGAACTCCACCACCACGGCTGAGGGTGTCCTTAAACAGAACTTGATCGGCGTCTGGCTCCTCCCGGTCCTGTTGTTCGTAGCACCACGAGCGGCTGACCCCATGCAACTCACACAGGCGACGCACCGACACCTCTTTTGGGCGCGAGTCGCGCATCCTCGATCCTAAAAGTGCCGTGTTTCGAGCGGTACGTCCAGGGCGACTTTTTCAGGATGGTGTTCTCCAACGATACCTGCCCGCAGAACCGCTCCAATTTAGCACTGCGTTGTTCCAGCGACTGGTCTGCTTTGACCTCGTCGGTGAAGGCCACTTCCCCACGAGCTTCGACCTCCTTGCGCGCCTCTGTGAATCAAGCTGGGCGAGAGGCTGTGTTC encodes the following:
- a CDS encoding transposase — translated: MPGRTHSREFKLNIVNQVNGGQKTTAHLCREHSLSPSLIHRGAQGGRSSWGSGLHRRGQSRPVAGTTQC